Proteins encoded within one genomic window of Thioploca ingrica:
- a CDS encoding serine protease, whose translation MLLKHNRLAIIFLTLSIAACNDSGDSADSSSESSTGFTLSGHILVANNTATDNDVNDRQPLVTNNNYRETAQKLPNPVILGGYVNQPYQGPSGYFQRTGDIDDYYEVDLRAGQIIYLFVASEDLGRNDVDLFLLDSNGVVINASTGEQDVEGFKVTAAGHYFIQVNAYRGASNYVLSIGQDITLTSNGMRLSDQFRPGEVIVQFSPDNHYQAQSVMNSLGLQTQSLDTSRRMLFHFDRDQSYQLAAQELKFASPELQAKYETLMLIKQLRQRADILEASPNYQWQSFVQPNDKLYPHQWNLKLMNLPPAWDITVGDSAVIVAILDSGALLNHPDLKGNLIAGYDFIQDLRIAQDGDGIDPNPADPGDGLPGGSSFHGTHVAGTIAAVTNNNQGIAGIGWLTKVMPLRVLGKNGFGSDYDIEQAVRFAAGLPNDSGTVPPQPADIINLSLGGPEVSLGFQQVMTQARQAGIIVVAAAGNENTDLPSYPAALDGVISVGAIDINKQRASYSNFGDYLDVVAPGGDQTPDVDGDGMPDGILSTVGHESTATNNPQIRFTFDVAMGTSMASPHVAGVIALMKAVNPNLTPPEFDNLLRSGKITDDLGSPGRDNQFGYGLLNAQKAVLAAIELNGGVAPEPPPHFLVVNPTSLNFGLDQTRLILTLDNSGSGELQVENIFADSEGALAIEGSGLGEYVVKLNRANLATGTFSATITVATNANVVKIPVIWQIGDPNATGNAGLHYVLLIDPKTSETIQEITTSATQGIYSYQFDQVPQGTYLIVAGTDFNNDGLICDIGEACGAFLTASRPTSLEVNANRSEINFNTGFNVNFFSSQLTSTPKTALPIGFSRLHHIHQPILFSNTNP comes from the coding sequence ATGTTATTAAAACATAACCGATTAGCCATTATATTCCTTACCCTGAGCATCGCTGCTTGTAATGATAGTGGCGATTCTGCAGATTCTTCTAGTGAGAGTTCCACTGGTTTTACGCTCAGCGGGCATATTTTAGTCGCCAATAATACTGCAACTGATAATGATGTTAATGATAGACAACCGCTAGTAACCAATAATAATTATAGAGAGACTGCACAAAAACTACCTAATCCGGTTATTTTAGGTGGTTATGTCAATCAACCCTATCAAGGTCCAAGTGGGTATTTTCAACGGACGGGAGATATTGACGATTATTATGAAGTCGATTTGCGGGCTGGGCAAATTATTTACTTATTTGTTGCCAGTGAGGATTTGGGGCGAAATGATGTTGACTTATTTTTATTAGATTCAAATGGCGTGGTGATTAATGCGTCAACCGGTGAGCAAGATGTAGAAGGTTTTAAAGTCACTGCTGCCGGGCACTATTTTATCCAAGTAAACGCTTACCGAGGTGCTTCCAATTATGTTTTAAGTATTGGTCAGGATATTACCTTAACTTCAAACGGGATGCGTTTAAGTGATCAATTTAGACCCGGTGAAGTGATTGTGCAATTTTCACCGGATAATCACTATCAAGCACAAAGTGTTATGAATAGTCTCGGATTACAGACACAATCACTAGATACGTCGCGGCGCATGTTATTCCATTTTGACCGCGATCAATCTTATCAGTTAGCGGCTCAGGAACTCAAATTTGCCAGTCCAGAATTACAAGCTAAATATGAAACTTTAATGCTGATCAAACAATTACGTCAACGTGCCGATATTCTTGAAGCCAGTCCTAATTATCAATGGCAAAGTTTTGTTCAACCGAATGATAAACTGTATCCCCATCAATGGAATCTAAAACTGATGAATTTGCCGCCCGCTTGGGATATCACCGTGGGAGATTCGGCAGTTATTGTTGCCATTCTTGATTCCGGTGCCTTATTAAATCATCCAGATTTAAAAGGTAATCTTATTGCAGGCTATGATTTTATTCAGGATTTACGGATAGCTCAAGATGGTGATGGTATTGATCCCAATCCGGCTGATCCCGGCGATGGATTACCTGGCGGCAGTTCTTTTCATGGCACTCATGTTGCTGGCACCATAGCCGCTGTAACCAATAACAACCAAGGTATTGCTGGCATTGGTTGGTTAACTAAAGTCATGCCACTACGTGTTCTGGGTAAAAATGGGTTTGGTTCAGATTATGACATTGAACAAGCGGTCCGTTTTGCGGCTGGGTTACCGAATGATTCTGGCACCGTGCCGCCACAACCCGCTGATATTATTAATCTAAGTTTGGGTGGACCGGAGGTTTCGCTGGGCTTTCAACAAGTGATGACTCAAGCCCGCCAAGCCGGCATTATAGTCGTTGCGGCAGCGGGTAATGAAAATACTGATCTACCTTCTTATCCCGCTGCTTTGGATGGAGTTATTTCGGTAGGTGCAATCGATATTAATAAACAACGGGCTTCTTATTCCAATTTTGGTGATTATCTGGATGTCGTGGCACCAGGGGGTGATCAAACCCCAGATGTTGACGGCGATGGGATGCCAGATGGCATTCTAAGCACGGTGGGGCATGAAAGTACAGCCACTAATAACCCCCAAATTCGATTTACCTTTGATGTGGCGATGGGTACTTCGATGGCAAGCCCCCATGTTGCCGGTGTGATTGCCTTGATGAAAGCCGTCAACCCCAATTTAACACCACCAGAATTCGATAACTTATTACGCAGCGGAAAAATCACGGATGATTTAGGTTCACCAGGACGCGATAACCAATTTGGGTATGGGTTACTTAATGCGCAAAAAGCCGTATTAGCAGCCATTGAATTAAATGGTGGAGTTGCCCCAGAACCACCTCCCCATTTTTTGGTAGTTAATCCCACTTCCCTCAACTTTGGTCTGGATCAAACTCGGTTGATACTGACTCTCGATAACAGTGGCAGTGGTGAATTACAGGTCGAAAATATTTTTGCAGACTCGGAGGGGGCATTAGCAATTGAAGGAAGTGGTTTAGGAGAATATGTTGTTAAGTTAAACCGTGCTAATTTAGCGACGGGTACTTTTTCCGCGACGATTACGGTTGCAACTAATGCGAATGTCGTTAAGATTCCAGTTATTTGGCAAATAGGTGATCCGAATGCGACTGGTAATGCTGGGTTACATTATGTTCTGCTCATTGATCCCAAGACTTCAGAAACTATTCAGGAAATCACGACTTCGGCAACCCAAGGAATTTATTCTTATCAATTTGATCAGGTTCCCCAAGGGACTTACCTCATTGTTGCCGGTACCGATTTCAATAATGATGGTCTGATTTGTGATATTGGGGAAGCTTGTGGTGCTTTTTTAACCGCGAGTCGTCCGACTTCACTGGAAGTCAATGCTAATCGCAGCGAAATTAACTTTAATACCGGTTTTAATGTCAATTTCTTTTCCAGCCAGCTCACTTCAACTCCAAAAACCGCTTTGCCCATCGGGTTTAGCCGTCTTCATCACATTCATCAACCCATTTTGTTTTCTAATACGAATCCTTAA
- a CDS encoding methyl-accepting chemotaxis protein codes for MHWLLNTLFSIKTLLNILFLLILFSFSSIAYFTNEERLTDKQGEDFQEQLQTRLELLAHIREHFGYGGIIHHFNNYLLRQQASYRERFEQSFTQLQVALTQYKTLPNLAAEETKTINEVITVAQQYNENIAVIAKLIQANQSIPQIDAIVKIDDSPALSALSTMTARFNDYVHQQGEQLEQQAQWDRQVVFANIITMMIVISIFLVWLTRHISCYLGKAVNIANNIATGNLANAIGTIPHNKIGQLLQSLAHMQVQLRERFAADKRIAEEALRINRALDWVTTSILITDNTYKIIYCNETAQHLFQAKQDEIRQELPLFDADHLLGNPLEVFHRDPEHQYQLLSQLVHSHHATITIGKITLDHTITPIVNAAGERLGLVIEFRDRTLEVATEQEINHVIYAASQGDFQQRINLEDKSDFFKTFSEGLNRIMDFTQSAVGDIMRIAAALATGDLSQQIETHYVGAFHQLKNDINITVDKLTEIMTSISQAAAQVNQAANEISQSNISLNQRTEQQAASLEETAASMEQMTSTVQQNADNAKHASQLALTAQDRAENGGEVVGAAIQAITEINRSSQKITDIISVIDDIAFQTNLLALNAAVEAARAGEQGRGFAVVAAEVRNLAQRSAAAAKEIKKLIEDSVLKVEEGTQLAHKSGETLKDIVIAVKQVSDIIAEIAAASQEQSSGIQQVNKAIVQMDEMTQQNAAMVEEMTSASQSMSEQASDLQRQVAFFKRGQFNLTQDIKKSIPINRLAHQPVVTPIKSPKSSAAKSRVVEEWEDF; via the coding sequence ATGCACTGGCTACTAAACACCTTATTCAGTATTAAAACATTATTAAATATACTATTTTTACTCATCCTCTTCAGTTTTAGCTCAATTGCTTATTTTACCAATGAAGAACGATTAACTGATAAACAAGGGGAAGATTTTCAAGAACAACTCCAAACCAGATTAGAATTACTCGCACACATCCGCGAACACTTTGGCTATGGTGGAATTATTCACCATTTCAACAATTATTTATTACGTCAGCAAGCGAGCTATCGAGAACGATTTGAGCAAAGCTTTACACAATTACAGGTAGCACTCACTCAGTATAAAACGCTGCCTAACTTAGCCGCAGAGGAGACTAAAACGATAAATGAAGTTATTACAGTTGCTCAACAATATAATGAAAATATTGCTGTAATCGCAAAATTGATTCAAGCTAACCAATCAATCCCCCAAATTGATGCGATAGTAAAAATCGATGATAGCCCAGCATTAAGTGCGCTAAGTACCATGACTGCTCGGTTTAATGACTATGTTCATCAACAAGGTGAACAATTAGAGCAACAAGCACAATGGGATCGACAGGTGGTGTTTGCCAATATTATTACCATGATGATCGTGATCAGTATTTTTCTGGTTTGGCTCACGCGTCATATCTCTTGTTACTTGGGTAAAGCCGTGAATATTGCTAATAACATCGCGACCGGTAATCTGGCTAACGCCATCGGCACGATTCCTCACAATAAAATTGGTCAGTTGCTACAATCCCTTGCGCATATGCAGGTGCAATTACGCGAACGCTTCGCTGCAGATAAACGGATTGCTGAGGAAGCATTACGGATTAATCGGGCTTTAGACTGGGTAACCACCAGTATCTTGATTACCGATAACACGTATAAAATTATCTATTGTAATGAAACTGCACAACATCTTTTTCAAGCCAAACAAGATGAAATTCGTCAGGAATTACCTTTGTTTGATGCGGATCATTTATTGGGCAACCCGCTCGAGGTTTTTCATCGAGATCCCGAACATCAATACCAATTATTATCGCAACTTGTTCATAGTCATCACGCCACGATAACGATAGGCAAAATCACTTTAGACCATACTATTACGCCGATAGTTAACGCTGCTGGTGAACGCTTAGGTTTAGTTATTGAGTTCCGGGATCGTACCCTGGAAGTGGCTACCGAACAAGAAATTAATCACGTTATTTATGCCGCTTCTCAAGGTGATTTTCAACAACGGATTAATCTTGAAGATAAAAGTGACTTCTTTAAAACCTTTAGTGAAGGGTTGAATCGAATTATGGATTTCACCCAATCTGCAGTAGGCGATATTATGCGGATTGCTGCGGCGCTGGCAACGGGAGACCTTTCGCAACAGATTGAAACGCATTATGTCGGTGCTTTTCATCAACTCAAAAATGACATTAATATTACCGTTGACAAATTGACCGAAATCATGACTTCCATTTCCCAAGCAGCCGCACAAGTCAATCAAGCGGCTAACGAAATTTCTCAAAGTAATATCAGTTTAAATCAACGGACTGAACAACAAGCCGCTTCTTTGGAAGAAACCGCCGCCAGTATGGAACAAATGACTAGTACGGTCCAACAAAATGCGGATAATGCTAAACATGCTAGCCAACTTGCGCTCACCGCCCAAGATCGAGCAGAAAACGGTGGGGAAGTGGTCGGAGCCGCCATCCAAGCTATCACCGAAATTAATCGCAGTAGCCAAAAAATTACCGATATTATTAGCGTTATTGATGATATTGCTTTTCAAACCAATTTATTAGCACTCAACGCTGCCGTTGAAGCCGCACGTGCGGGTGAACAAGGGCGTGGTTTTGCAGTAGTCGCTGCCGAAGTACGAAACTTAGCGCAGCGCAGTGCAGCCGCCGCTAAAGAAATTAAAAAATTAATAGAAGACAGTGTTCTTAAAGTAGAAGAAGGTACTCAACTCGCTCATAAATCTGGAGAAACGCTTAAAGACATTGTGATCGCGGTTAAACAAGTGAGCGATATTATTGCCGAAATTGCCGCTGCCAGTCAGGAACAGTCTTCTGGTATCCAGCAGGTAAACAAAGCCATTGTACAAATGGATGAAATGACCCAGCAAAATGCGGCTATGGTGGAAGAAATGACCTCTGCTAGTCAGTCCATGAGTGAGCAAGCAAGTGATTTACAAAGACAAGTTGCTTTCTTTAAACGCGGTCAGTTTAATCTCACTCAGGATATTAAAAAATCAATACCGATTAATCGTCTGGCTCACCAACCGGTGGTTACTCCCATTAAATCGCCTAAGTCTTCTGCCGCCAAATCCCGGGTAGTCGAGGAATGGGAAGATTTTTAA
- a CDS encoding chemotaxis protein CheW codes for MNADIANMTNKYLTFVLATEEYAVDILRVQEIKGWNKITTIPNTPHYICGVINLRGTIVPIIDLRMRFNLDRLEYGPMTVVVVVKVISSKGKERTMGIVVDAVSDVYDVSDNDIKPPPDFGSSISTEFIKGLTTVDNKMVIVLDIDRLLNSNELAIVENVSEPTSNG; via the coding sequence ATGAACGCTGATATAGCCAATATGACTAACAAATATCTTACTTTTGTTTTAGCCACTGAAGAATATGCCGTCGACATTTTACGAGTACAGGAAATTAAAGGTTGGAATAAAATCACGACGATTCCCAATACTCCTCACTATATCTGTGGCGTTATTAACTTGCGTGGTACCATTGTACCCATTATTGACTTACGAATGCGTTTTAATCTCGACCGTTTGGAATATGGACCCATGACGGTGGTGGTGGTGGTCAAAGTCATTTCTAGCAAAGGTAAAGAACGCACTATGGGAATCGTGGTTGATGCGGTTTCAGATGTCTACGATGTCAGCGACAATGATATTAAACCACCACCCGATTTTGGCAGTTCTATTAGTACCGAATTTATCAAAGGTTTAACGACCGTTGATAATAAAATGGTGATTGTGCTCGATATTGACCGCTTGCTCAATTCGAATGAATTAGCTATTGTTGAAAATGTTTCTGAACCAACGAGTAATGGCTAA
- a CDS encoding chemotaxis protein histidine kinase CheA: MPVDLTEVRALFFEESFENLDLMESNLLDLEIGSLNKELINSIFRAAHSIKGGGGIFKLEQLVTFAHVAETLLDEMRNGEHLITQTLIDLLLRAVDIMRMMLSTLQENATCDMQPVQACQHELLNTVKKSMADKQVREEALKYVELPLEPTPVSSAPLVPDNLPQWQIIFKPHPSMLTKGNDPINLFHELSNLGSLDIKVNTSQLPNLNDLDPQSCYLSWELTLQAQVERAIIEEIFEWVEDECELQITSLSPSPSSSVTGSEPTFPVLATVEPEESIATNELVVQETSQSNSEPTREPLFATPATITPLSNDMMTSAVPPLQPQTAVTDKIPMPSPSSVGNKAALESIRDNNANPNLTHHTAEANSIRVNIDKIDKLINLVGELVITQSMLDQVKDHLDHTHMTQLHNGLSQLERNTRELQESVMRIRMLPINYSFNRFPRLVHDLSTQLGKKVELKLSGEHTELDKTVLEKMSDPLVHLVRNALDHGIELPIQRRAVGKIETGRVHLHAFHQGGNIIIQISDDGAGFDLEKIQLKAIEKGLLTAEDYPTEEQLYEFIFLPGFSTAKQVSNLSGRGVGMDVVRRNIRALGGTIEVVSRPGKGSTFTIRLPLTLAILDGQLVRVGKEIYILSLLSIIESLRIKPNLVNSLAGKAEIYRLREEYIPILRLYGLFDITPSTTQLDQGLLVIVEGDGQKIGLFVDELLSQQQIVIKSLESNYQQVQGISGATILGDGSVALILDVAGLIQLFYSQTQLSPLRSRLGFRSAS; the protein is encoded by the coding sequence ATGCCAGTGGATTTAACAGAAGTCCGAGCCTTGTTTTTTGAAGAAAGTTTTGAGAATCTCGATCTCATGGAATCCAATCTCTTGGATTTAGAAATTGGGAGCCTTAATAAAGAATTAATTAATAGTATTTTCCGTGCTGCCCATTCAATTAAGGGGGGTGGGGGTATTTTTAAGTTAGAACAACTCGTTACCTTTGCTCATGTTGCAGAAACTTTGCTGGACGAAATGCGTAATGGCGAACATCTGATTACGCAAACGTTGATTGATTTATTACTCCGTGCAGTAGACATCATGCGGATGATGTTATCTACTTTGCAAGAGAATGCCACTTGCGATATGCAGCCGGTACAGGCTTGTCAACATGAACTGTTGAATACTGTGAAAAAATCAATGGCAGATAAACAAGTAAGAGAAGAAGCTTTGAAGTATGTTGAGCTACCACTGGAACCCACTCCAGTTAGTTCTGCTCCACTGGTACCCGATAATTTACCTCAGTGGCAGATTATTTTTAAACCGCACCCTTCCATGTTAACTAAGGGGAATGATCCCATTAATCTGTTTCATGAATTATCGAATTTGGGATCACTCGATATTAAAGTAAATACCAGCCAATTACCCAATTTGAATGACTTAGATCCGCAATCTTGTTACTTAAGTTGGGAACTGACGTTGCAAGCTCAGGTAGAGCGAGCTATAATCGAAGAGATTTTTGAATGGGTCGAAGACGAATGTGAACTTCAGATCACCAGTTTATCCCCATCGCCTTCCTCCTCAGTGACGGGTTCTGAACCGACCTTTCCAGTGTTAGCTACGGTTGAACCAGAAGAGTCAATTGCTACTAACGAGTTAGTTGTTCAAGAAACTAGCCAATCAAACTCTGAACCCACCAGAGAACCTCTCTTCGCCACTCCCGCAACAATCACCCCACTCAGCAACGACATGATGACATCAGCCGTTCCTCCTTTGCAACCCCAAACGGCAGTCACGGATAAAATCCCTATGCCATCTCCCAGTTCTGTCGGTAACAAAGCAGCTTTAGAATCGATACGGGATAATAATGCCAATCCCAATTTAACTCATCATACTGCCGAAGCGAATTCCATTCGGGTTAATATCGATAAAATTGATAAATTGATTAATTTAGTCGGCGAATTAGTCATTACTCAATCCATGTTAGATCAAGTCAAAGATCATTTGGATCATACTCATATGACCCAATTGCACAACGGCTTATCACAACTGGAACGCAATACGCGAGAATTGCAAGAAAGTGTGATGCGGATTCGCATGTTACCGATTAACTATTCTTTTAACCGCTTTCCACGATTAGTTCACGATTTAAGTACGCAATTGGGCAAAAAAGTCGAATTAAAATTATCGGGGGAACATACTGAACTCGATAAAACGGTCTTAGAAAAAATGAGTGATCCCCTCGTCCACTTAGTTCGTAATGCGCTCGATCATGGCATTGAACTGCCCATTCAACGTCGTGCAGTCGGTAAGATCGAAACCGGGCGAGTACATCTCCATGCGTTTCATCAGGGTGGTAATATTATTATTCAAATTAGTGATGATGGTGCGGGTTTTGATTTAGAAAAAATTCAGCTTAAGGCGATAGAGAAAGGGTTATTAACCGCAGAGGACTATCCAACTGAAGAACAACTCTATGAATTTATTTTCTTACCGGGCTTTTCTACCGCTAAACAAGTCAGTAATTTATCCGGGCGTGGTGTGGGTATGGATGTGGTACGTCGCAATATTCGGGCATTGGGTGGTACGATCGAAGTGGTTTCTCGACCTGGCAAGGGTTCAACTTTTACGATTCGCTTGCCGCTCACTTTAGCTATTTTAGATGGACAATTGGTACGAGTGGGTAAAGAAATTTATATTTTATCGTTACTGTCCATTATTGAATCCTTACGAATTAAGCCCAACTTGGTGAATTCATTGGCGGGAAAAGCCGAAATTTATCGCTTGCGTGAAGAATATATTCCCATTTTACGCTTGTACGGTTTGTTTGATATTACACCCAGTACTACCCAATTAGATCAAGGATTATTAGTGATTGTTGAAGGAGATGGTCAAAAAATTGGTTTATTTGTCGATGAACTCCTTTCACAACAACAAATTGTGATTAAAAGTTTAGAAAGCAATTACCAACAAGTGCAGGGTATTTCCGGTGCGACTATTTTAGGGGATGGCAGTGTGGCTTTAATTTTAGATGTTGCTGGGTTGATTCAACTTTTTTATAGTCAAACTCAACTATCCCCACTTCGCTCTCGTTTGGGTTTTAGGAGTGCATCATGA
- a CDS encoding Fis family transcriptional regulator, whose protein sequence is MAAHILISDDSVSIRQMLKFTLNEANYDVIEAEDGLQALELAKSRPFDLVITDVNMPRLDGLSLVRELRALSTYRFKPILLLTTESDPEKKKIAKLAGATGWIIKPFDPDKLLAALRKVLR, encoded by the coding sequence ATGGCAGCTCATATTCTTATTAGCGACGATTCCGTCTCTATTCGGCAAATGCTTAAATTTACTTTAAACGAAGCTAACTATGATGTTATTGAAGCAGAAGATGGTTTACAAGCGTTAGAATTAGCAAAGTCTCGTCCATTTGACTTAGTTATTACTGATGTCAATATGCCTCGGTTGGATGGCTTGTCATTAGTGCGTGAATTGCGCGCCTTATCCACCTATCGGTTTAAACCGATTTTACTACTAACAACCGAATCTGATCCAGAAAAAAAGAAAATAGCCAAATTAGCAGGAGCAACCGGCTGGATTATTAAACCTTTTGATCCAGATAAATTGCTTGCTGCACTTAGAAAAGTGTTGAGGTAA
- a CDS encoding DNA polymerase III subunit delta' — protein MNLVLPWHHLLWQQMRYCWQQNRLSHALLLAGPPGMGKTLFAQRLANLLLCEQPVEVENQAHPVNWQPCEQCQACHLVTVGNHPDLFSVHPSAADKPISVEQIRELIQFCSLTTYYGRYRIVLINPAETMNHHAANSLLKLLEEPPPQTLFILVSHQPQQLIITLRSRCQLLNFSRPNRQLTQAWLQNRLAISPPTLNNKADIALLLNLSAQAPLLAFALVETGAMTQRQALFDSLIRLATEKMDPIKVVAQWTQGETVPILPWLLSWTGDIIRGALTGQTRYLLNQDYQTHLLLFSQQVDLKNLFSLLDQQIEVYQLIRANTPVKVTGLLESIAIAWVKLTHSPRRSSL, from the coding sequence ATGAATCTCGTGTTACCTTGGCATCATTTATTATGGCAGCAAATGAGATACTGCTGGCAGCAAAATCGATTATCTCATGCTTTATTGTTAGCCGGTCCACCAGGGATGGGTAAAACTTTATTTGCTCAGCGATTAGCTAATTTATTATTATGTGAGCAACCAGTTGAAGTTGAAAATCAGGCTCATCCGGTTAATTGGCAACCTTGTGAACAATGTCAAGCTTGTCATTTAGTTACAGTGGGTAACCATCCGGATTTATTCTCGGTGCATCCTAGCGCGGCAGACAAACCGATTTCAGTCGAACAAATCCGAGAATTAATTCAATTTTGTTCGTTAACAACTTATTATGGACGCTATCGAATTGTGTTGATCAACCCCGCTGAAACAATGAACCACCACGCAGCGAATAGCTTATTAAAATTATTGGAAGAACCACCTCCCCAAACCTTGTTTATTTTGGTCAGTCATCAACCCCAACAGCTGATCATCACCTTACGGAGTCGTTGTCAACTTCTTAATTTTAGCCGTCCTAACCGGCAATTAACCCAAGCTTGGTTACAAAATCGTCTAGCGATTTCTCCACCGACCTTGAATAATAAAGCCGATATTGCTTTACTCCTAAATCTCTCAGCACAAGCACCTTTACTGGCTTTCGCTTTAGTAGAAACCGGTGCAATGACTCAACGACAAGCCTTGTTTGATAGTTTGATTCGACTCGCCACCGAGAAAATGGATCCGATCAAAGTCGTTGCACAATGGACTCAGGGGGAAACGGTGCCCATTTTACCCTGGTTGTTAAGTTGGACTGGAGATATCATCCGCGGTGCGCTCACGGGGCAAACTCGATATCTTCTCAATCAAGATTATCAAACTCATTTATTGCTTTTTAGTCAACAAGTTGATTTGAAAAATTTATTTAGCTTACTCGATCAACAAATCGAAGTCTATCAATTAATCAGAGCCAATACCCCGGTGAAAGTAACTGGTTTATTAGAATCAATTGCAATCGCATGGGTTAAATTAACACATTCTCCAAGGAGATCATCTTTATGA
- a CDS encoding Tfp pilus assembly protein PilZ produces MKRPGGMKRNMLSINIPDEMTLYHSYLPFLKHGGLFIPTDKSYKIGDEVFLLLTLLNDGEKTPIAGKVAWINPKGMQKQRPQGIGVHFGEMYKGTTEKIERSLANLLKSDKPTFTI; encoded by the coding sequence ATGAAACGTCCAGGTGGCATGAAACGTAATATGCTGTCAATCAATATCCCGGATGAAATGACTTTATATCATTCTTATTTACCTTTCCTGAAACACGGTGGTTTGTTTATTCCAACGGATAAATCTTATAAAATCGGGGACGAAGTATTCTTATTGCTCACCTTACTCAATGATGGTGAAAAAACCCCCATTGCCGGTAAAGTCGCCTGGATTAATCCTAAAGGTATGCAAAAGCAACGTCCACAGGGGATCGGCGTTCATTTTGGTGAAATGTATAAAGGGACGACTGAAAAGATTGAACGTTCTTTGGCTAATTTACTAAAATCAGATAAACCGACTTTCACGATATAA
- a CDS encoding hydrolase, TatD family, giving the protein MLVDSHCHLDLIPHSDPRNLVATAHHHGVSHLLSVGVDLTSFPQLLAIAQNLNQVSISVGVHPNTILETEPDVTTLCHLADNPKVVAIGETGLDYFRSQGDLTWQQQRFRTHIQAAKAIGKPLIVHNREATADTLRILREENAATVGGVMHCFVEDWEIAQQVMEMGFYISFSGIVTFKSAILLQTVAKKIPLDHMLIETDAPYLAPVPYRGQMNQPAYVKYVAEFIADLREETLMTIGQATTQNFWRLFS; this is encoded by the coding sequence ATGCTAGTCGATTCACATTGTCATTTAGATTTAATTCCCCATAGCGATCCCCGCAACTTAGTTGCTACCGCTCATCACCACGGGGTTAGCCATTTATTAAGTGTGGGAGTGGATCTAACCAGTTTTCCCCAATTGTTAGCCATTGCGCAAAATTTAAACCAGGTTTCTATTTCCGTGGGTGTTCACCCCAACACTATCTTAGAAACAGAACCTGATGTGACAACCCTCTGTCATTTAGCCGATAACCCCAAAGTGGTCGCTATTGGCGAAACTGGTTTAGATTATTTTCGCAGTCAAGGTGATTTAACCTGGCAACAACAACGGTTTCGCACCCATATTCAAGCCGCTAAAGCAATCGGTAAACCACTGATCGTCCATAATCGGGAAGCCACTGCAGATACTTTGCGCATCCTCCGTGAAGAAAATGCCGCTACGGTAGGCGGAGTTATGCACTGTTTTGTTGAAGATTGGGAAATTGCTCAACAAGTTATGGAGATGGGTTTTTATATTTCTTTTTCCGGCATAGTCACTTTTAAAAGTGCTATACTATTACAAACAGTGGCGAAAAAAATTCCCCTGGATCATATGCTAATAGAGACAGATGCGCCCTATTTAGCACCGGTGCCCTATCGTGGTCAAATGAATCAGCCGGCTTATGTGAAATATGTCGCTGAATTTATTGCCGATTTGAGAGAAGAAACCCTGATGACGATTGGACAAGCAACCACACAAAATTTTTGGCGGTTATTTAGTTAA